The DNA window AAAAGCAGATACACCGGCTGCCACAGCTACTGCACCTGCCGCCACAGCTACCGACGCTGCCAAAAAAGATTCCACAGCAGCCAAATAATGAAAAAACTGTTTTTAACAGGATGCATAGGGCTGCTTATGGCATCCTGTTCTAAAAAAGAAAATACGGCCGTACAGTCTCCGGAACAGCCCGGCCAATCTGAACAGGCGGTCAGCCAGCTTTCCGGGGAACAGCTGATTCAGACGCTGGATTGCTCAGGGTGCCACGCTGTGGATGAAAGGATGATCGGCCCTTCGTACCGTGACATTGCAGGCAGGTACACCGAGAAGGATGCGGAACTGCTGGCTTCCAAGATCATCGAGGGAGGAAGCGGAGTGTGGGGAAGCGTCCCTATGCCGCCCCATCAGCAGATTTCAAAGGAAGACGCAAAGAAGATGGTAGGCTATATCCTTACGCTGAAAAATAAATAAATTTTTACATTCGTAAAAGAATACATGCTGTTCCCGTGAGGGAGCAGCATTTTGTTGTATAAGGGCGGAATTTTTTTGCCTCATACCTTTAAAAACCCTTATCTTTGCCCGTTATTGAAATACAGAAAAATGCAATTATCAGAACAGGAAATAATCCGAAGAGAAAAGCTGTCCAAGCTGACTGAAATGGGGATCAATGCTTTCCCTGCCGATGAGTATACCATCACAGATACTACAGAATCTATAAAACAGGATTTCGCTGATAATAAACAGGTTAAGATTGCCGGTAGACTGATGTCCAGAAGGATACAGGGGAAAGCGTCTTTTGCTGAACTGCAGGATTCCAAAGGAAAGATTCAGGTGTATTTTAACAGGGATGAAATCTGTACCGGAGAAGACAAGACTTTATATAACGAAGTATACAAGCATCTTCTGGACATTGGTGATATCATTGGTGTGGAAGGTGAGCTGTTCAAAACCCAGGTAGGGGAGATGACGGTAATGGTGAAGAATTTTACGCTTCTGACAAAGGCGTTACGTCCTCTTCCACAGCCGAGGACCGATGAAAATGGTGTTGTATATGACGCATTTAACGATCCTGAATTAAGATACAGGCAGCGCTATGTGGATTTAACCGTAAATCCTCAGGTGAAAGAAGTTTTTGTAAAGAGGACCAGGCTTTTCAATGCGATGAGGACGTTCTTTAATGATGCCGGTTATTTTGAAGTGGAAACCCCGATCCTGCAGTCTATTCCGGGAGGAGCTGCTGCCCGGCCGTTCATTACCCATCATAATGCATTGGATATCCCGTTATATTTAAGGATTGCCAACGAATTATACCTGAAAAGGCTGATTGTCGGTGGCTTCGACGGTGTCTATGAGTTTTCCAAAAACTTCAGGAATGAAGGGATGGACAGGACCCATAACCCTGAATTTACCGCTATGGAAATCTACGTAGCTTATAAAGACTACAACTGGATGATGGATTTCACTGAAAAACTGCTGGAATTCTGTGCCGTACAGGTTAACGGGACTACCAAAGCAACTTTCGGGGAATATGAAGTGGATTTCAAAGCACCGTACCAGAGGATTTCCATGACCGATGCGATCCTGAAGTTCACCGGTTTTGATATCACCGGAAAAACAGAACAGGAACTGTTTGATTTTGCGAAATCAATTGGCATTGATGTGAACCAAACCATGGGGAAAGGGAAGCTGATTGATGAGATTTTCGGGGAGAAATGTGAAGGAAACTTTATCCAGCCGACATTCATTACGGATTATCC is part of the Chryseobacterium camelliae genome and encodes:
- a CDS encoding c-type cytochrome translates to MKKLFLTGCIGLLMASCSKKENTAVQSPEQPGQSEQAVSQLSGEQLIQTLDCSGCHAVDERMIGPSYRDIAGRYTEKDAELLASKIIEGGSGVWGSVPMPPHQQISKEDAKKMVGYILTLKNK
- the lysS gene encoding lysine--tRNA ligase is translated as MQLSEQEIIRREKLSKLTEMGINAFPADEYTITDTTESIKQDFADNKQVKIAGRLMSRRIQGKASFAELQDSKGKIQVYFNRDEICTGEDKTLYNEVYKHLLDIGDIIGVEGELFKTQVGEMTVMVKNFTLLTKALRPLPQPRTDENGVVYDAFNDPELRYRQRYVDLTVNPQVKEVFVKRTRLFNAMRTFFNDAGYFEVETPILQSIPGGAAARPFITHHNALDIPLYLRIANELYLKRLIVGGFDGVYEFSKNFRNEGMDRTHNPEFTAMEIYVAYKDYNWMMDFTEKLLEFCAVQVNGTTKATFGEYEVDFKAPYQRISMTDAILKFTGFDITGKTEQELFDFAKSIGIDVNQTMGKGKLIDEIFGEKCEGNFIQPTFITDYPVEMSPLTKKHRSKEGLTERFELMVCGKEIANAYSELNDPIDQRERFEDQLKLSEKGDDEAGQFIDEDFLRALEYGMPPTSGLGIGMDRLIMFLTNNASIQEVLFFPQMKPEKAVPQIELGEDEKVILEILNSREEPFSLAEVKERSQLSGKKWDKASKILTKNNLVKVEKIDEQLLMKLA